The proteins below come from a single Roseiflexus sp. RS-1 genomic window:
- a CDS encoding cation diffusion facilitator family transporter, producing MNGRATLTRFAWLSIAAAIVTISLKAGAYLVTGSVGLLSDALESLVNLVAAIIALIALTIAAQPPDEDHSYGHEKAEYFSSGVEGALILIAALSIAFAAVGRILHPQPIEQPELGLTIAVIASLVNLVVAQILIRAGRRYESITLEADAHHLMTDVYTSAGVIVGVALVSLTGWYLLDPLIALAVAGHIVWTGVQLLRRSVAGLMDTSLPAAEREVLDATLAPFRDEGIIFHALRTRQSGARRFVSFHVLVPGTWSVRRGHTLLEQVERDVRKALPNTTVFTHLEPIEDPASFQDTALDRVEETKDQH from the coding sequence ATGAATGGACGCGCAACACTGACCCGTTTTGCATGGCTGTCGATCGCTGCGGCAATCGTCACCATTTCGCTGAAAGCCGGTGCGTATCTGGTCACCGGTTCGGTTGGTCTTCTGTCCGATGCGCTGGAGTCACTGGTCAACCTGGTAGCGGCGATTATTGCGCTGATTGCGCTGACGATTGCGGCGCAACCGCCGGACGAGGACCATTCCTACGGGCACGAGAAAGCGGAATACTTTTCGAGCGGCGTCGAAGGGGCGCTGATCCTGATAGCCGCTTTGAGCATTGCGTTCGCAGCGGTTGGGCGCATCCTTCATCCACAGCCGATTGAGCAACCGGAATTGGGTCTGACAATCGCAGTCATCGCGTCGCTGGTGAACCTGGTGGTGGCGCAGATATTGATCCGTGCCGGTCGGCGTTATGAATCGATCACGCTTGAAGCCGATGCGCACCATCTGATGACCGATGTCTACACGTCGGCAGGCGTCATCGTCGGCGTGGCGCTGGTCAGTCTCACCGGCTGGTATCTGCTCGACCCGCTGATTGCGCTGGCGGTCGCCGGGCACATTGTCTGGACCGGTGTTCAGTTGTTGCGGCGATCAGTGGCGGGGTTGATGGATACATCGCTGCCGGCGGCTGAACGCGAGGTGCTGGATGCAACGCTGGCGCCGTTTCGTGATGAGGGGATCATTTTCCACGCACTCCGCACCCGCCAATCGGGCGCGCGACGTTTTGTGTCGTTCCATGTTCTGGTGCCGGGAACGTGGAGCGTCCGTCGTGGACATACGCTGCTGGAACAGGTCGAGCGCGATGTGCGCAAGGCGCTGCCGAATACGACCGTCTTCACCCACCTGGAGCCGATCGAAGATCCGGCGTCGTTTCAGGATACGGCGCTCGACCGCGTTGAAGAGACGAAGGATCAGCACTGA
- a CDS encoding SDR family oxidoreductase, whose protein sequence is MRLQGRVAIIIGASSGVGYETARRLAREGVSVVAAARRRDRLESLVAEIAGEGGRAVAIPTDVTDSEQVERLVESAVNLFGRVDILVNSAGVTHKIAPLEQFSNDDFRLVIETNLHGTFYAARAVIPHMKRQRSGTIVNIASRVGKIGIANIAPFCAAKFALDGLSQALGAELRPYNVFVTTIFPGLINTELEPLNPGEEFRRRLMTAADVAEVILWVCTLPPTVRVDELPIMPRQIDM, encoded by the coding sequence GAGCGGCGTCGGGTATGAGACGGCACGGCGTCTGGCTCGCGAAGGTGTGTCGGTGGTGGCTGCGGCGCGACGCCGCGACCGGCTTGAGTCGCTGGTGGCTGAGATTGCCGGAGAAGGGGGGCGGGCGGTTGCGATTCCAACCGATGTGACTGACTCGGAACAGGTGGAGCGATTGGTCGAAAGTGCGGTCAATCTGTTCGGGCGGGTTGATATTCTGGTCAACTCGGCGGGGGTGACGCACAAAATTGCGCCGCTCGAGCAGTTCAGCAATGATGATTTTCGGCTGGTGATCGAGACCAATCTGCATGGAACATTCTATGCGGCGCGTGCAGTTATTCCCCACATGAAGCGTCAGCGATCCGGTACGATTGTCAATATCGCCTCGCGGGTGGGGAAGATCGGTATTGCCAATATCGCTCCATTCTGCGCAGCCAAATTTGCGCTCGACGGTCTCAGTCAGGCGCTTGGCGCAGAGTTGCGTCCGTACAATGTTTTTGTGACCACTATCTTTCCAGGGCTGATCAACACCGAACTGGAACCGCTCAATCCCGGCGAAGAGTTTCGTCGGCGCCTGATGACGGCTGCCGATGTAGCGGAGGTTATTCTGTGGGTATGCACGCTTCCGCCGACGGTACGGGTTGATGAACTGCCGATCATGCCGCGTCAGATCGACATGTGA
- a CDS encoding quinone oxidoreductase family protein, with amino-acid sequence MRAIRVHDYGGPEVLRLEDLPVPEPGPGEARVKIAAAGVNFIDIYHRSGQYKGVLPMTPGMEAAGIVDAVGPDVSDVRVGDRVVYAMRQGAYAEYAIVPATMLAPVPEGIDLHQAAAVMLQGMTAHYLTHSTYPLRPGEVALIHAAAGGVGLLLVQIAKRCGARVIGTVSTEEKAALAREAGADDIILYTQEDFSAAVRRLTDGVGVHVVYDSVGKTTFEGSLNCLRPRGYMVLFGQSSGAVPPFDPQVLNAKGSLFLTRPSLGHYLLTRDELLWRAGDLFAWMAAGELKVRIDATYPLEQAAEAHRALASRATSGKLLLLP; translated from the coding sequence ATGCGTGCCATACGTGTTCACGACTATGGCGGACCAGAGGTGCTGCGTCTGGAGGATCTCCCCGTGCCCGAACCTGGACCGGGTGAGGCGCGGGTCAAAATTGCAGCGGCTGGGGTGAATTTCATCGATATCTATCACCGGAGCGGACAGTACAAAGGCGTGCTGCCAATGACGCCCGGCATGGAAGCTGCCGGGATCGTCGATGCGGTCGGTCCCGACGTCAGCGATGTGCGGGTGGGCGACCGGGTGGTATACGCCATGCGGCAGGGCGCCTACGCTGAGTATGCTATCGTACCAGCGACGATGCTGGCGCCGGTTCCCGAAGGCATCGACCTGCACCAGGCGGCAGCGGTGATGCTCCAGGGCATGACAGCGCACTATCTGACACACAGCACCTACCCGCTGCGCCCTGGTGAAGTCGCACTGATCCACGCTGCCGCTGGCGGCGTCGGATTGTTGCTGGTACAGATCGCCAAACGCTGCGGCGCGCGAGTGATCGGCACCGTTTCGACCGAAGAAAAGGCGGCGCTGGCGCGCGAAGCCGGCGCCGACGACATCATTCTGTACACTCAGGAAGACTTCAGCGCAGCGGTGCGCCGACTGACCGACGGCGTCGGGGTGCATGTCGTATACGACTCGGTCGGGAAGACCACCTTTGAAGGAAGCCTGAACTGTCTGCGTCCACGTGGGTATATGGTGCTGTTCGGTCAATCGAGCGGCGCCGTGCCGCCGTTCGATCCGCAGGTGTTGAACGCAAAAGGATCGCTCTTCCTCACACGCCCGTCGCTCGGTCACTACCTGCTCACACGCGACGAACTCCTGTGGCGCGCTGGCGATCTGTTCGCGTGGATGGCGGCCGGCGAATTGAAGGTGCGGATCGACGCAACCTATCCGCTGGAACAGGCAGCCGAAGCGCACCGCGCCCTGGCGAGCCGCGCCACCAGCGGCAAACTGCTGTTGCTGCCCTGA